TTGATCTCGACCCGGCGGATGCCCGGGATCGCCTTGAGCCCGGCCATGTCGATCTCGTTGTCGAAGTGGCCGATGTTGCCGACGATCGCCTTGTCCTTCATGCGCGACATGTCCTCGGCCGCGATCACGTGGGCGTTGCCGGTGGCGGTCACGAAGAGATCGGCGGTCTCGAGCACGGCGTCGAGGGTCGTGACCTCGTAGCCCTCCATCACCGCCTGGAGCGCGCAGATCGGGTCGATCTCGGTGACGACGACGCGGCAGCCCTGGCCGCGCAGCGACTGCGCGCAGCCCTTGCCCACCTCGCCGAAGCCGCACACGACAGCGACCTTGCCGCCGAGCATGACGTCGCTCGCGCGGTTCAGGCCGTCGATCAGCGAGTGCCGGCAGCCGTAGATGTTGTCGAACTTGCTCTTGGTGACGGAGTCGTTGACGTTGATGGCCGGGAAGAGCAGGGTGCCCGCCCGTTCCATCTGGTAGAGGCGGTGCACGCCGGTCGTGGTCTCCTCCGAGACGCCGCGGATCCCGCGCGCGAGCCGGCTCCACAGGCCCGGCTGCCCGGCGAGCTCGCGACGGAGCAGCTCGAGGACCACGCCCCACTCCTCGGGGTCCTGCTTCGGGTCGAAGGCCGGCACCGAGCCGGCCTGCTCGAACTCGAGGGCCTTGTGCACGAGGAGCGTCGCGTCGCCGCCGTCGTCGACGATCAGGGTGGGGCCCTTGCCGTCCGGCCAGACCAGGGCCTCGCGCGTGCACCACCAGTACTCCTCGAGGGTCTCGCCCTTCCAGGCGAAGACCGGCGTGCCCCTGGGCTTGTCGGGCGTGCCCTCCGGCCCGACGGCGACCGCGGCCGCCGCGTGGTCCTGGGTCGAGAAGATGTTGCACGACACCCAACGGACGTCGGCGCCGAGCTCCACGAGGGTCTCGATCAGCACCGCCGTCTGCACCGTCATGTGCAGGCTGCCCATGATCCGCGCGCCGGCCAGGGGACGGCGCCCTTCGTAGCGCTGGCGCAGCGCCATCAGGCCGGGCATCTCGCACTCGGCGAGCCGGATCTCCTTGCGGCCCCACTCGGCGAGGGCGAGGTCGGCGACCTGGAAGGGCGGGCGATCGGTGGCGGCCATCGAGGGGGCTCCGTCGGGGAAGGAGATCGATCCGGGAGGGATCAATCCATGCGGATGGATTGTTTCCGCTCATCCCCGGCGCGTCAAGTCGAGATGGGAGCCCGAACGGGTGCGGCTACGCGCCGATCGCGACGCGCGGCCGCCCACCCCCTCTGGGGCCCTCTAGGCCTTCGAAGCCAGCGGCGTCCCCGCTGGTGCCGGGGACCCAGCGGCCATGTGCGAGGCCGAGGTACCGCTCGCCGTCCCGAACTCGTATGCGCTCTCGCTGTGCTCGGCGAGGTCGAGCCCGGCGAACTCGGCCTCGTCGTCCACCCGCAGCGAGCCGAAGATCGCGCGCAGCGCGAGCAGGATCAGGAGCGTCGCGAGCGGCGCGAAGATGGCCGTCACGACCACGCTCGTGATCTGGATCAGGATCTGGTCGCCGCGCGTCACGCCTTCGGGCAGCGCGAAGTCGGCGATGAACAGACCGGTGGCGAGGGCGCCCCAGGCGCCCCCGATCCCGTGCACGCCGAACACGTCGAGCGAGTCGTCGTAGCCGAGCGCGGGCTTGAGGAAGGTGACGGCCAGGTAGCTCAGGAGCGCTGCGCCCGCACCGATCGCGATCGAGCCCATCGGCGCGACGAAGGCGCACGCCGGCGTGATCGCAACCAGGCCCGCGACGCAGGCGGTGGCCGCGCCGAGCACGGTCGGCTTCCCGCGGTGGGCCCACTCGATCGCCACCCAGGTGACGAGCGCCGTCGAGGCCGCGGTGCTGGTGGTCAGGAAGGCGAGGCTCGCGATCCCGTCGGCCATCAGCTCGCTACCGGCGTTGAAGCCGAACCAGCCGACCCACAGGAGCGCCGCGCCGATCACCGCGAAGGGCAGGTTGTGGGGCGGCATCGGCTCCTTGCCGAAGCCGCGCCGCTTGCCGAGGACCAGTGCCACGACGAGTGCCGAGAAGCCGCTCGACATGTGGACGACGAGCCCGCCCGCGAAGTCCTTGGCTCCGAGCGTGGTCCCGATGTAGCCGCCGCCCCAGACCATGTGCGCGAGCGGGCAGTAGACGACGAGCAGCCAGATCGTGATGAAGGCCAGGTAGGGACCGAAGCGCATGCGCTCGGCGAAGGCCCCGATCATCAGCGCGGGCGTGATGATCGCGAACATCGCCTGGAACATCACGAACAGGTACTCGGGGATCCCGTAGCTTCCCCAGAGCGTGTCGGGCGTGATCCCGGCGAGGCCCAGCTTGCCGAGCCCGCCGATGACGGCGTTGCCCTCGGCGAAGGCCAGGCTGTAGCCGATCAGGATCCAGAGCACGCCGACCACGCCCGCCGAGACCAGGCACTGCATGAACAGGCTCAAGGTGTTCTTCGCGCGCACCAGGCCCCCGTAGAACAGCGCGAGCCCGGGCAGGGTCATCATCAGGACCAGCGCCGAGCTGGTCAGGACCCACGCGGTGTTGCCTGCATCGAGCTTGGGCGCCTCGTCCTGGGCAAAGGCGCTGCGCGCGCAGAAGAGGGCGAGGACGGGCGCGAGCGACAGGATGCGCCGCGCAAGCGGTGCCGAGCGGGAACCGGACATGTGGCTGGCCTCCAGGGCCGCGGGCGAAGGGAGGCGAGCGGCCGATCGCCTCCAGAGCAACCGCCGTGCCAAGCACGGCGCGCGCAGGAGGAGGCGCGCGAAGGCGGTGAGCACTGCCGTCCGGCCCGGTAGGCCGCGCGAGTGCTCGCCGGCTGGGCAGCGGCGTGCCCAGGAGACGGGCACGGGCAGCCCGGCCGGGCCTACCGAGCGGAGCCACGGCTCCTCGCACTACCCGTCTCCCCGGGTTGCATTCACTCTGGCGCTTGCGGATGCTCGGCCAGCCGACCGGGAGATCGCCCCGATGCGCCGGGCCTCGACCGCAGCCCTCCTCGTGCTCCTTGCCCTGGCCGGCTGCAGCGGCGCCCGCGAGGCGGGGCGCTACGCCGAGCAGCGGCTCGATCCCTTCGCTTCGACGCGCGTGGCGCTGCTCTCGGTGGAAAGGCTGGGGCCCTTCCTGGCGGTCCAGTTCCGCAACCGCGGCGCCGTCCTGACCTTCTATGCCCCGGCCGGCGACGAGGGCTGCGCGCAGCTCCTGCGCCCCGAGGCGAGCGTCACCTACCGCAAGCACGGCAACTTCGGCCGCTTCGAGGACGCCGAGCTGCGCTGCGACCCGGTCGGAGTCGGCTCGCTCGCAGCCTGGCGCGACCGGCGGCCGCGCGACCAGCGGCGCGGCTCGATGGTGCCGCGCGCGCCGGCGACCTTCCGCGAGATCGGCCGCGAGGGCGAGGTGGCGATCGTGCGCGGTCGCTTCCCGCTCGCGAGCCGCGTCGGCGTTCCCGCCGGCTTCGACCTGATCGCCTTCGTTCCCCTGGAGCCCGCTTGCGAGCGGCCCCTCGCGAGCGGCACCGCCTCGATGGAGTTCGTCCCGGCCGGGCGCAGCGCGATCCGCCTCGTCGGCCCCGGCGCACCCTGTCCGGTGCTCGGCTTCGCGATGCCGCCCGGCGCGCCTGCGCCGGCCGAGTGAGGTCGCCGGAGGCGAGCGACGTGGGCTGGCGCGCGCCTATCCTCCCTCCGCCGCGCACCCGGAGGAGCCGTGCAGCCCCGCGAAGTCCTCGCCGCCGACGAGATCCGGCTCTCCGACCCGCGTTTCTGGCAGCGCCCTCTCGAGGAGCGCGAGGGCGCCTTCACGACGCTGCGGCGCGAGCGGCCGGTCTCCTTCCACGAGGAGCCCGACATCGCGATCCTCCCGCGCGGACCCGGCTACTGGTCCCTGACCCGGCACGCCGACATCCTGCACGTGAGCCGCAACCCCCAGCTCTTCTGCTCGGGCCAGGGCTCCAACATCGGCGACATGCCGCAGCCCTTCCTCGAGTTCTTCGGCTCGATGATCAACATGGACGACCCCCGCCACGCGCGGCTGCGGCGGATCGTCTCGCGAGGCTTCACGCCGCGCCGGATCCAGCGCCTCGAGCGCAGCGTGGAGCGCGTCGCCGCCGACACCGTGGACCGCGTGATCGAGCAGGGTACCTGCGACTTCGTGACCGAGATCGCGGCGCGGCTCCCGCTCGCGATCATCTGCGAGCTGATGGGGATCCCCGAGAGCCAGCACGAGCTCGTCTTCTCGCGCTCGAACGTGATCCTGGGCGCGGGCGACCCCGAGTACACCGACGCGGATCCGGCGAAGATCATCCCGATGCTCCTCCAGGCCGGGTCGGAGCTCGCGCAGCTCGCCCAGGACCTGGCGCGGCACCGTCGCGGCAGGCCGGGCGAGGATCTCGTGTCGGCGCTCGTGAACGCCGAGCTCGACGGCGAGACCCTGGGCGACCAGGAGCTCGGCTCCTTCTTCGTGCTGCTCGCGGTCGCGGGCAACGAGACCACCCGCAACGCCATCAGCCACGGCATGAAGGCGCTCTGCGACCATCCCGAGCAGCGCCGGATCTGGGCCGCCGACTTCGCGGGCGTGGCGCCCACGGCGGTCGACGAGATCGTGCGCTGGGCGACCCCGGTGATCCACTTCCGGCGCACCGCCATCCGGGACACCACGATCCGCGGCACCCGGATCGCGGCCGGGCAGAAGGTGGTGATGTGGTACTGCTCGGGCAATCGCGACGAGGACGTCTTCGCGCGGCCCTTCGCCTTCGAGGTGCGGCGCGCCCCCAACGAGCACGTGGGCTTCGGCGGGCCCGGCCCGCACTACTGCCTGGGTGCCCACCTGGCGCGGCGCGAGATCACGCTCCTGTTCCGCGAGATCTTCGAGCGGCTCCCGGACCTCGAGGTCGAGCCGCCGCAACGGCTCCTGTCCTTCTTCATCCACGGGACCAAGCACATGGAGTGCCACTTCACCCCGGGACGCCCGCGACGGTCGAGAGGCCCCCGCTGAGTGAGGCAGATCGAGCCATCCGGGGCTATACACCTCAGCTCGCGCTGGGCGTCCCACCGGCCTCATCGGCCCAAGTCCTGATGGCCACTCGCGAAAGCTCGCGGGGACGCAGTCGGCACGTATCTTGATCATCAGGATCGAGTCCAAACTGGAGGTTCGTCCGTGTCTCGAAGGATCCGATCGCGCCTGGCCGCCGCCCCGTGCCTGCTCCTGCTCGCCGCGCTTGCCTGCGGCGGGGAGGGCGAGGCTCCGCCCGCGCCGTCTCCGCCCGCGGCAACGGCGCCGCCCGCGGCGGAGCCCGCCGCACCTGCGGCTGCGCCCGCGGCGATCCCGGAGAGCGCGCGCGCCGAGGCCGAGCAGATCTTCGAGACCCGTTGCGTCACCTGCCACGGCCCCCAGGGCGCCGGCGACGGGCCCGCGTCGGCCGGCCTGACCCCGCCGCCGCGCAACTTCCAGGATCCCGCCTGGCAGGCGTCGGTCAGCGACGAGCACATCGAGCAGATCGTGCAGTACGGCGGGGCGGCCGTCGGGCGCAGCGCCGCGATGCCCGCGAACCCGGACC
This genomic stretch from Deltaproteobacteria bacterium harbors:
- the ahcY gene encoding adenosylhomocysteinase, whose translation is MAATDRPPFQVADLALAEWGRKEIRLAECEMPGLMALRQRYEGRRPLAGARIMGSLHMTVQTAVLIETLVELGADVRWVSCNIFSTQDHAAAAVAVGPEGTPDKPRGTPVFAWKGETLEEYWWCTREALVWPDGKGPTLIVDDGGDATLLVHKALEFEQAGSVPAFDPKQDPEEWGVVLELLRRELAGQPGLWSRLARGIRGVSEETTTGVHRLYQMERAGTLLFPAINVNDSVTKSKFDNIYGCRHSLIDGLNRASDVMLGGKVAVVCGFGEVGKGCAQSLRGQGCRVVVTEIDPICALQAVMEGYEVTTLDAVLETADLFVTATGNAHVIAAEDMSRMKDKAIVGNIGHFDNEIDMAGLKAIPGIRRVEIKPQYDEWVFPDGHSVLVLAEGRLLNLGCATGHPSFVMSASFTNQVLAQLELHEKAEKYEKRVYMLPKQLDEEVARLHLEKLGVKLTRLTARQADYIGVPIDGPYKPDHYRY
- a CDS encoding ammonium transporter, yielding MSGSRSAPLARRILSLAPVLALFCARSAFAQDEAPKLDAGNTAWVLTSSALVLMMTLPGLALFYGGLVRAKNTLSLFMQCLVSAGVVGVLWILIGYSLAFAEGNAVIGGLGKLGLAGITPDTLWGSYGIPEYLFVMFQAMFAIITPALMIGAFAERMRFGPYLAFITIWLLVVYCPLAHMVWGGGYIGTTLGAKDFAGGLVVHMSSGFSALVVALVLGKRRGFGKEPMPPHNLPFAVIGAALLWVGWFGFNAGSELMADGIASLAFLTTSTAASTALVTWVAIEWAHRGKPTVLGAATACVAGLVAITPACAFVAPMGSIAIGAGAALLSYLAVTFLKPALGYDDSLDVFGVHGIGGAWGALATGLFIADFALPEGVTRGDQILIQITSVVVTAIFAPLATLLILLALRAIFGSLRVDDEAEFAGLDLAEHSESAYEFGTASGTSASHMAAGSPAPAGTPLASKA
- a CDS encoding cytochrome P450; protein product: MQPREVLAADEIRLSDPRFWQRPLEEREGAFTTLRRERPVSFHEEPDIAILPRGPGYWSLTRHADILHVSRNPQLFCSGQGSNIGDMPQPFLEFFGSMINMDDPRHARLRRIVSRGFTPRRIQRLERSVERVAADTVDRVIEQGTCDFVTEIAARLPLAIICELMGIPESQHELVFSRSNVILGAGDPEYTDADPAKIIPMLLQAGSELAQLAQDLARHRRGRPGEDLVSALVNAELDGETLGDQELGSFFVLLAVAGNETTRNAISHGMKALCDHPEQRRIWAADFAGVAPTAVDEIVRWATPVIHFRRTAIRDTTIRGTRIAAGQKVVMWYCSGNRDEDVFARPFAFEVRRAPNEHVGFGGPGPHYCLGAHLARREITLLFREIFERLPDLEVEPPQRLLSFFIHGTKHMECHFTPGRPRRSRGPR
- a CDS encoding cytochrome c, whose product is MSRRIRSRLAAAPCLLLLAALACGGEGEAPPAPSPPAATAPPAAEPAAPAAAPAAIPESARAEAEQIFETRCVTCHGPQGAGDGPASAGLTPPPRNFQDPAWQASVSDEHIEQIVQYGGAAVGRSAAMPANPDLMSKPEVVAALRAYVRGLAKGK